Genomic segment of Bacillota bacterium:
CGTCCCCCAGGTGCTTGAAGAGATAGGTCCTATCGTATCTGAGCGACAGTTACTGATCTCCGTAGCAGCGGGCATTTCCACGGCAAGCCTTGAGACAAGGCTCCCAAGGCCTGTGCCCCTGGTACGAGCCATGCCAAACCTTCCGTGCATCATCGGCCAAGGCATGCTGGCCTTCAGCACAGGCAGACATGCCGGCGCTGTCCACATAGACACCACCCGGGGGCTCCTGGGAGGCCTGGGTCGCATGGTCCAGGTGAATGAAGAGATGATGGACGGCGCGACCGGCCTCAGCGGTAGCGGCCCCGCCTTCATGTTTCTCATCATTGAGGCCCTGGCCGACGCGGGGGTCTACATGGGGTTTCCAAGGGAGGCCGCCCTGGAAATGGCGGCTCAGACGGCCCTGGGCTCCGCCAGGATGGTGCTGGAGAGCGGCCTTCACCCAGCCCAGCTCCGTGACATGGTAACCTCACCCGGGGGAACGGCAATAGCGGGGCTTCACTCCATGGAACGGGCATCGGTGAGGGCGGCGGTGATGGACGCGGTTCTTACGGCCCGAGAACGATCCCGGGCCCTGGGCCAGAAGGCCTGCGCGAGGGACTCAGCCCGGAGTTCCAGCGCCGTTTCCGGGGATACTCTAGGCGCTTGCCTTGCTGGCGAGGTGCCTTATGAAAAGCATGAACCCGAAGGATAGCAGGCCCACCACATCCGTCTCTGAGCATGACTGCATGAGCAGCAGGGCGGAAAGAAAGAACACCAGTCTCTCCGGCATGCGTAAGAGACCCCTGTACCACCCGCCGACTGCCAGTGACAGCGCGTACACCCCAACCATGGCCGTGACCACGGCCATGATGATCTTCCACACAGGCGCCATCATGAGGAGCGCTGGCCCAAAGGCAAACATGTAGGGCACAATGAAGGCCACGGCCCCCATCTTGAGCGCCTTCCATCCCACGGCCATGGGCTTGGCCCCGGCTATGGCGGCGCCAGCATAGGCAGCCAGGGCCACAGGCGGGGTTATGGAGGACACGCAGGCGAAGTAGAACACGAAGAGGTGAGCCTGTATGGGGTGGAGCCCCATGTTCTCCAGACCCGGCGCGATGACGGACGCAGCTATCGCGTAGGCCGCCGTTGTAGGCAGTCCCATTCCCAGGATTAAGGAGGCAACCATCCCCAGTGCCAGCGCCAGCCACAGGCTATGACCCGAGAGCTGCACCATGATGCTGGCGAACTTGACACCAAGACCTGTCTGGGTCACCACACCTAGGAGTATTCCTGCCGCCGCACACGTGGCTATAATGCCAGTGCAGTTCCGGGCTCCGGTGGCCAGGGCGTTCACAACCTCCCTAGGCCCCATCCGGAACCTGGGGTTAATCCAGCTCACCGCTACGCACGTGATGATCCCGACAAGTCCCGCCCGCATGATGGAAACCTTGGCAAAGGCCAGGAGGTAGAAGACGACTATCACCGGGAGGAAGAGGTAGGCGTGCCTGAGGACATCCCGGAGGGTTCTCTCCGAGGGGGTGCTGGCGAGTCCCCTCCTCTTGGCCTCCACGTCAACGATGAAGTAGATGGCGGCAAAGTAGAGGATGGCCGGGATGGTGGCAGCCATGATTATGCGGTGATAGGACACTCCCAGGATCTCCGCCATGATGAAGGCGCCAGCTCCCATGATGGGCGGCATTATCTGTCCCCCCGTGGAGGCGGCAGCCTCTGTGGCCCCGGCGAAGTCCGCCGGGTAACCGGCCCTCTTCATCAGCGGTATGGTGAAGCAGCCGGTAGTCACCACATTCCCCGCCGATGTGCCCGATATGGTGCCAAAGAGCGCGCTGGCAAGGACCGCCACCTTTGCAGGGCCACCCCGGGTCTTGCTGGCCATTGCGTAGGCCATGTCCACGAAGAACTGCGCGCAGCCCGAGGCTTGGAGGAAGGCGCCGAACACCACAAAGATCAAAACATAGGTTGCGGACACCATTATGGGAGTCCCCAGTATTCCCTCAAGGCTGTAGATGTAGGTGACCATCCGGGCGAGGCTGTAGCCCCTGTGGTAAAAGGGCCCCGAAAGCAGGTCTCCGTACCTCCCGTACAGCATGAAGGCCACGGCCAGGATAGGAAGGCCAAGGCCCTGCGTCCTCCTGGCCATCTCCAGCACGGACATGATGGCCACCAGGGCCACAATGGTGTCCAGGGTTGTGGGTGCCACCCCCACCCGGTAGATAAGGTCATCAAAGGTGATTATCGCGTAGATGAAAGGCAGCACCGCGCTGGCCAGGAACAGGTAGTCAAACCAAGGCAGCCTGCCGTACCACCTTCGCGAAGAAGGGTAGCACGCGAAGATGAGGAGCCCACCTAAGGCCAGGTGCGCCCCTCTTATGTACCATGGGTCCATTGTCCGGTAGCCGAATACGTATATGTGGAAGATGGCCATGCCCACCGAGACCAGTGTGACGGCCAAGGCATGGTGTCCCTGGAGTTCCCGGAAACCGGCGAACTCGCTCTCAGCCATGAACCCCGGTACGGGGGTTTTATCGCAGGTCTCAGGACGGTTCAGCATGCCGTCCCCTCCCCCCGCCTGGTTCGCGTGTCTACTTCATCTCTGCCGGCAGCAACGCCTCCGGGACCTCAACCCCTATCTCCCGGTAGTACCTCACGGCACCTGGGTGGAAGGGCAGCACGCTGTGCTCTATGTTCTCCGGCAGCGTGCCCTTTGCGGAGGGGTGGACGTTTATGAGGATGTCCACGTTCTCAAAGGTGGCCTTCACAAGCTCGTAGACGAAGTCCTCCGGGGTGTCCTTGTGGGTAATGGCGAAGTTCCACACCCCTGGAACTTGTATGTCCCTGTCAAGGCTCTTGTAGGCACCCTGGCTCATCGTGGTCTGGAAGAAGGTGGGCTGGCTCTCCAAGATGGCCGCGATCTCCCTGGGGGAGAACCCTACGATTCCAACGTCCTTCACAGCCTCCATCTCCAGGACCGACGGCAGTGGTATGCCTCCAATCCATCCCACGGCGTCCAGCAGGCCGTCTTTTGTCTGGGAGGTGAGATCCGAGTAGCCTGCGTGGATCACCATGGACGGCTTAATCCCCAGGACCTCCAGGAACAGGGGAAGGTAGGTTCCAGGGGTACCCCCGGAGGGTCCCACGCCTACGGTCTTCCCTTCAAGGTCCCTTACTGATGTGATCCCGCTGGATTTCAGCACATAGAAATGCACCTTGCTGGGGTACATCGGGAACAGGGCCCTCACGTCCACATACTCCTTACCCTTGGCCCAGCCTTCCCCGGTCCACCCTTCAAGGGCGGGGGCGTTCGTGACGTACCCAATCTCAGTCTCATTGGCGTTGACCAGCTGCATGTTGTGGACGGGCCCCCCTGTTACCTCCACGGATGCGGGGATGCCCATCTTCTCAGAGATGAGCCGTGCGTGCCCGCCCGCATACAGGAAGTAAACACCCCCTATGGAGGCTGAACCAATGGTTATGGCCCTGGGCCAGCCCTCTCTCCCCTCGACGCTGCCGGGACCAGGGCGCCCGCCGCACCCTGCCGCCAGAGTAGTGATTAACAGAATCGCAAGAGTCCTGACCAGCGTTCTAGATCCCATGGAAATGGCTCCCCCCAAGGCATCTTTGTGACCTGATGCTCAAGCTCCCTTCCTACTTCACCGCACCACCGGGATTCCCTGCTGGGGCTCCAGGGATATCACCTCGTTATCCTGGGCCACTCTTGTCGAAACCCCGCTATAACCCTCCACGTACTCCGCCATGCGCTGGGAGATGTCCCGGGGCCTGAAGCAGGCCTCGTCCAGGTGAGTCATGATGGCCAGCCCGACCCGGGATCCCGAGAGGAGGTGAGACAACCCCACCGCGGTGAGACACCGGGTGGCAAACAGGCTGTGGTAGCTCACGTTGGCCACGAGCACATCCACACAGTAAAAGGCATTCTTTAGGTCCTCCCTGTACTCAACCACCCCGCGCAGGTCGCTCATGGCGTCCCAGGGCGCCACGGGCCGGGGGCCGCCGGAGCCCTCCACGGAAATAAGGTAGCTGGTGTCGCTGGTATACCCTACCCTCAACCCTGGGGCCTCCAGGATGAACCCATAGTTCTCCCCGCCGTGGTAGGCCCGGACGAACCTCAATACACAGTCCCCTATGGCTACCTCCCCGCCGTCCTCAGCTGGGACTACCTCCTGGGGTCCCCCGGGGTAGGCCCGGGAGGGGGCCTTTCCCTGGTGAAACCGGGAGATGCGCCCGTCCTCGAGGACCTCCACCGGTGAGAACACCATTCCCCTGCGCCTGGACATGGCCTGGCACATGGCTTCGATGACAACGCCAGCGTCCCCGCAGTGGTCAGTGTGCCCATGGGAGACGTATACCGCATCTATTCCTGACAGGTCCAGCCCTTCCCTGGCCGCGTGGACCAGAGCTCCCGGGCCGGGGTCCACGCAGAGGCAGGCGCCTCCCACCCTGAGCACGAACCCTCCGGTCTGCCGGTGCTGGCTCATGAGATTGATGGGGTTGCCCCCAGTGCCGAGGAAGTGGATCCATGAACCCTCCCCGGCCCTGGGAACAGAGGCGTTTCGCCGCTCCAGGCTCTGTTTTACTATCTGCAGTGTGTAAGTGGAGAGGTAATGGTGGATCTCCCCAAGCCCGTCTCTGTCCATGAGTCACACCTCTCAGCGGGCTCTCGCCTACCCCAGTATAACACCGGGAGCGGAATAGTCGATACCGGGAGTGAACTGCCGGCCCCGGCACGAAGCAGCTCAGGATCTGTGCTGGCTGATGGTCCCTGGCGGTCTACCACGACCGTCATGCTGTCCTGGGTCAGCCAAATTCACCTTAAGAGCTTCCCCTGGCAAATCAGAAGGAAACGCAGGTTGGGCGGGCGTTAGAGGAGCTTGGCGCACAGCAGACCTTCGCCAAGAGCCCAGAGGCGAAGGGACGCGTTGAGAGAACATCTGATACCTTTCAGGACCGGCTGGTATCCGAGCTCCGCCTGGCCGGGGCTAGCAACCTTACGCGGCCTGGTGGACATAACACCCCGTACTGACAGAACCGCTTGTCAATTAGATTGAGATGTTCCCTGATGGCTATCAAGCTAGGTAATAATAAGCGACAATTGGGTCGCTTATTCAGGCTAAGAGCAAAAGGGGGGACCCTTGGGTAGAAATACCATCCCTTCCAGCAGGATAGGGCACTGGGATGGCAATAACTGGTTAGCCGATCCTATGTCCTGGCAATAGACGGAGAGTCAGAGAACTCCTCGGCGGAAAAAGTGCTTTACAACTCACTGGGCCCGTGCTAGACTAAGAGTCAAATATCATCGGGTGGTCCAGAAAGGCCCAGGACAGGAGCCACTTCTCTCCAGGCCGGATGGACCTACCCCCCAGCGATGAACGGGCAAGTAGACAAGGGAACCCTGGTCCCAGAGAGCCGGGAGAGCTGAGAGCCGGTGCAGGGCCGAGTCGAAAGTCACCCGGGAGCTGCCAGCTGAACGGGCCTGACACCCTACTAGGCGCGGCCGGCACCAGCCGTTACCTGGATGGGTGCATAGCACCCACCGAGGCCTCCCTCGTGAGAGTGAGGCAAAGCAGGGTGGTACCGCGAAAGCGAACCTCTCGCCCCTTGCAGGCATCTGCGGGAACGCGAGAGGGTTTCTCTTTTCTGACGGAGGTGAAGGTCTTGCGCCATACCGTTGCCATCCTCGTGGAAAACCATCCAGGCGTGCTCACCCGGGTGGCGGGACTATTCGCCAGGCGCGGCTACAACATAGAGAGCCTCGCCGTGGGGATCACACAGGACCCCAAGATCTCCCGGATCACCATCGTGGTCCAAGGCAACGGCCATACCCTGGAGCAAGTCACCAAGCAACTAAACAAGCTGGTGAACGTCATCAAGGTTTCCGACATAACGGAAGACCCTCACATCGGCCGGGAGCTCTGCCTGGTCAAGGTCCACGCTGAACCCTCCATGCGGGCTAGTATCCTTCAGGTGGTGGGCATCTTCCGGGCCAAGATCGTGGATGTCTCCAAGAAGAGCGTGGTTGTGGAGATCACCGGGGACGAGCAGAAGGTCGAGGCCCTCCTTGACCTCCTCAGGGAGTTCGGCATCAAAGAGGTGGTGCGAACAGGTACTATAGCTATAGTAAGGGGACCCAAAATAGTTCGCACGGAGAAGGGAGAAGAAGAAGATGGCAAAGATGTACTACGATGGCGATGCCAACCTGAGCCTGCTGGAGGGAAAGACCGTGGCGGTCCTGGGTTACGGAAGCCAAGGACACGCCCAGGCTCTGAATCTGAGAGATAACGGGGTCTCTGTCATTGTGGGCCTCCGGGAAGGCAGCGCCTACCGGGAGAAGGCCCGTGCTGAGGGCCTGGAGGTCGGGACCGTGGCGGAGGTGACCCAGAGGGCCCAGGCAGTCCACTTCCTCATCCCCGACGACAGGCAACCCAGAACCTACGAATCCGAGGTGCTGCCCTACCTCAGGGAAGGAATGGCGCTGGGCTTTTCCCATGGTTTCAACATACACTTTGGCCTCATCGAGCCGCCCCCCTTCGTGGATGTGTTCATGGTAGCTCCCAAGGCCCCGGGCCACCGTTTCCGGGAGCTCTTCGCCGACGGCCAGGGAGTGCCGGGACTCATGGCAGTACACCAGGATTATTCGGGCAACACCAAGGAGCTGGCCCTTGCCTTTGCCAAGGGGATTGGCTGCACCAGGTGCGGGGTCATCGAAACCACATTTCGGGAAGAAACCGAGACAGACCTCTTTGGAGAACAGGCAGTGCTCTGCGGCGGCGTCAGCCAGCTGGTCAAGTCCGGATTCGATACCCTGGTACAGGCAGGATACCAGCCGGAGATTGCCTACTTCGAATGCCTCCACGAGCTGAAACTCATCGTTGATCTCATGTACGAGGGCGGCCCATCCTACATGCGCTACTCAGTGTCTGACACAGCTGAGTACGGCGACTACACCATGGGGAGGCAGGTCATAGGCCCCGCCACCCGCGAGGCCATGCGCCAGGTCTTGGAACGGATCCAGTCGGGCGAGTTCGCCCGGGAGTGGATCATGGAGAATCAAGCCAACCGTCCTGTCTACAAGGCCCTGAAGAGACGCGAAGCGGAACACGCCATAGAGAAGGTCGGGGCAGAACTCAGGGCAATGATGCCCTGGCTCAGAAGAAAGAAGTAACTGGGGGGTAACCATCTTGTCCAGGAGGATAAGGGTCTTTGACACCACACTTCGAGACGGGGAACAAACCCCCGGAGTGAACCTGAGCTCCGACGAGAAACTGGAGATCGCCCACCAGCTGGCCCGCCTTGGAGTCGACGTGATAGAGGCCGGGTTTCCCATCACATCCAAGGGAGATTTCGACGCTGTCCGGACGATCGCCGAGCGAGTGACGGGGCCTGTGATATGCGGGCTGGCCCGGACCAGCCCTGGGGATATCGACAGGGCCTGGGAGGCCGTGGAGCCAGCGGAGAGATCCAGGATCCACACCTTCATAGCCACCTCTGCCATCCACATGAAGCACAAGCTCCGGAAGGAGCCTCACGAGGTCGTAAGGATGGCCGTAGAGGCAGTGGAGCGCTCTCGCAGTTACACAGAGGATGTGGAGTTCTCCGCCGAGGATGCAACCCGGAGCGAACCGGGGTTCCTGGCGGAGGTCTTCTCCCAGGTGATCCGCGCTGGCGCCACCACCATCAACATCCCGGATACGGTGGGATACACGACCCCAGGTGAGTTCAGGCGTTTGATAGGATACCTCAAGGAGAACGTGACGGGCATCGAAAACGTGACCCTGAGCGTCCACTGCCACAACGACCTGGGCCTTGCCGTAGCCAATTCCCTGGCCGCGGTGGAGTGCGGTGTGGACCAGGTCGAGTGCACCATAAACGGCCTCGGGGAGCGAGCGGGAAACGCCGCGCTGGAAGAGATCGTCATGGCGCTGAGGACCCGAAGGGATCACTACGTTGTGGAGGTTCTAGCCTCCACCGAGCAGATCAGCCGCACAAGCCGCCTGGTAAGTGGCCTTACGGGCATTGGCGTTCAGCCCAACAAGGCCATAGTAGGGGCTAACGCCTTCGCCCACCAGTCCGGCGTCCACCAGGACGGGGTCCTGAAGGAGCGCACCACCTACGAGATCATGACTCCCCAGTCTGTCGGCCTTGCCACTAACCGCATTGTCCTAGGCAAGGTTTCAGGAAGCCATGCCTTCCGGCAGAAACTGGAGGAACTGGGCTACAACGTTAGCCAGGATGAGGCAAGGAGAATCTTCGCCAAGTTCAAGGTAATGGCCGACCGTAAGAAGGACATCTCAGACCGGGATATCGAGGCCATCGTGGAGAATGAGCTCCACTCAGTACCGGAGGTCTTTCGCCTGGGCTACTTCCACATCTCCAGCGGGAACCAGACAATACCCACGGCCACGGTAAAGGTATATTGTGGCGATGAGGAGAAACAGGAGGCTTCCAGCGGCGACGGGCCGGTGGACGCGCTCTTCAAGGCCATTGACCGCGCCACAGGTTCGGGGGCCCGCCTGGTGGACTACTCCCTCAAGGCCGTCACCAGCGGCAAGGATGCCCTGGGCGAGGCCGCCCTGAAGGTGGACTCAGGAGGCAAGATCTTCACAGGGCGCGGAGTCAGTGTGGACGTGCTCGAGGCCAGCGCCAAGGCATACGTCAACGCCCTGAACCGAGTGGAGCACGACAGGAACCAAGATGGGCAAAACCTGGTGGGACAGGGGCCCAGCTAGGGGGTGGCAGTTTGGGCATGACAATAACCGAGAGGATCCTGGCGCGACACTGCGGGAAGGACCAGGTCAAGCCAGGCGAGTTCATCAACGCCAGGGTGGACCTGGCGCTGGCCAACGACATAACAGGGCCCATCGCCATCAGGGAATTCGAGAGGATGGGAGCCACCCGGGTCTTCGACCCTGAGAGGATAGCCCTGGTACCTGACCACTTCGTACCCAACAAGGACATTGCCTCAGCGGGACAGGTGAAGGCCCTCAGGGACTTTGCCCGCAAGCACCGCATCCCCCACTTCTTCGAGGTGGGACGCATGGGCGTAGAGCACGCGCTCCTACCCGAGCTGGGGCTTGTGCTCCCGGGTGACCTGGTGGTGGGCGCGGATTCCCACACCTGCACCTACGGTGCCGTCGGCGCCTTCTCCACCGGGGTTGGCTCTACGGACCTGGCCTGCGCCATGGCCCTGGGGGAGGTCTGGCTGAGGGTCCCCGAGACCATCAAGGTCCTGTACCACGGCAAGACGGGCCCCTGGGTCGGCGGCAAGGACCTCATACTCCACACCATAGGGAGAATCGGGGTGGACGGGGCCCGCTACAAGGCCATGGAGTTCTCAGGCGAGGCCCTGGCGGCCCTCTCCATGGACGACCGTTTCACCATCACCAACATGGCGGTGGAGGCTGGCGCTAAGAACGGCATCCTGGAACCGGATGGAAAGTGCCTAGCGTTCGCCCGGGAGATCTCCGGCCAGCGGAGGACCTACACCGCCTATTGCAGCGACCCCGGCGCCAGGTACTCCCATGTCTACGAATTCGATGCCAGTTCCCTGGAACCCCAAGTGGCCCTCCCCCACTCCCCTGCCAATGCCCGCTCCGTGCGGGACCTGGATGAGATCCCCATCGATCAGGTGGTAATAGGGTCCTGCACCAATGGCCGGTACGAGGACATGAGGATCGCCCGGGAGATCCTCAGGGGCAGGCAGGTTCACCCTGCGGTCCGGCTCATAGTAATCCCCGCGACCCAAGCGGTGTACCTCCGCTGCATTAAGGAGGGGATCCTGGAGGACTTGGTAGGCGCTGGCGCAGCCGTGAGCACCCCCACATGCGGGCCCTGCCTTGGCGGGCACATGGGCATCCTGGCCGAGGGGGAGCGCGCCCTCGCCACCACCAACCGGAACTTCCTGGGCAGGATGGGTCACAGGACCAGTGAGATATACCTCTCCGGCCCAGCGGTGGCCGCCGCCTCCGCAGTGGCCGGCCACATCGTCCACCCCGAGGAGGTTTTCTAGATGAAGGTCACGGGAACCGCGTGGAGGTTCGGCAACGATGTGGACACTGACGTCATCATACCAGCCCGGTACCTTAATACATCGGACCCCTGCGAGCTGGCGAGGCATTGCATGGAGGACCTGGACCCTTCCTTTGGCCGGGAGGCGAAACCCGGTGACATCATAGTGGCCGGCACCAACTTCGGGTGCGGCAGCTCCAGGGAGCATGCCCCCATCGCTATCAAGGCCTTCGGCATTCCCTGCGTCATAGCTGCCTCCTTCGCCCGGATATTCTACCGGAACGCGATCAATGTAGGGCTTACCATCGTGGAGAGCCCCGAGGCTGCCAAGGCCATATCTTCCGGTGATGAGGTTACGGTAGACACCGCCCGAGGGGTCATCGAGCATCCCCGTACCGGGTCGACCTTTATCATCCCGGAGTACCCGTCCTTCATGGCTGATATCATTTCCTGCGGCGGTTTGGTGGAATACGTTCGAAAGAGACTCCAATCAGTCTAGTAAGGGAGGTTCGCCCATGGAAAGACTGATCTACATTGACGGCAGGCACGTCCCCAAGTCTGAAGCCAAGGTGTCCGTATTCGACCATGGCTTTTTGTACGGGGACGGCGTCTTCGAGGGGATCCGGGCCTACAATTCCAGGGTGTTCCACCTTGATGAGCACCTGGAGAGGCTCTACCAGTCCGCCAAGGCCATCATGTTGGAGGTACCGCTTGAACCCAAGGAGATGGAAGCAGTGGTCCTGGAGACCCTGAGGCTCAACAACCTCAAGGATGCCTACATAAGGCTTATTGTCTCCAGGGGTGCCGGTGACCTGGGGCTGGACCCGCGGAAGTGTCCCAAGCCCTGTGTGGTGGTAATAGCCGACGACATAGTCCTCTACGACCCGCAGGTGTACCAGAAGGGCATGGCCGTGATCACGGTCCCAACCCGCCGCGTTAGCGTGGATTCGTTGAACCCCAGGGTGAAGTCTTTGAACTACCTCAACAACATCCTGGCCAAGATCGAGGGATACCTCCAGGGCTACCCGGAGGTACTCATGCTGAACCCAGAAGGGTATGTGCTGGAAGGCACCGGAGATAACATCTTCCTGGTCAAGAGGGGCCGGGTGATCACTCCCCCCGCCTACCAGGGCATACTGGAGGGGATCACCAGGGCCGTGGTCATCGACCTCCTCAAGGAGATGGGTGTGGAGGTTGAATTCACCCCCATCACGCGCCATGATGTGTACGTGGCTGACGAGGTGTTCCTGACGGGCACCGCCGCAGAGGTGGTTCCTGTGGTGAACGCTGACAGCCGTGTCATCGGGGAGGGCGTCCCGGGAGATCTCACCCGCAGGCTTCTTGAGGCCTTCAGGGATCACACGCAGGTCTCCGGCACTCCCATCTACTAGGAGGGGAATGGTCATGAGGAGTAACCGCGTAAAACAGGGTGTGACCCGGGCCCCTCACCGTTCCCTCTTAAGGGCGCTGGGCCTCACTGACTGGGAGATGAAGCGGCCCTTCGTCGGCTTGGTGAATTCCTACAACGAGCTGGTGCCGGGCCACATGCACCTGGACAAGGTGGCCAAGGCAGTCAGGGCAGGAATCGAGTCATCGGGCGGGACCCCCCTGGAGTTCCCGGTGATCGGCATCTGTGATGGCCTCGCCATGAACCACAGGGGCATGCACTACTCCCTGCCCAGCCGTGAGCTCATCGCCGACTCCATTGAGTCCATGGCTGAGGCCCATGCCCTGGATGGTCTCGCGATGGTGACCAACTGCGACAAGATAGTCCCGGGCATGCTCATGGCCGCCGCCAGGCTGGACATACCTTGCCTCCTGGTGAGCGGGGGCCCCATGATGGCCGGGACCTTCCAAGGGAAGGCCGTGGACCTTAACACTGTGTTCGAAGCGGTGGGTGCATCAAAGGTGGGGGCTTTGACGGAGGAAGAGATCAGGGATCTGGAGGAGAACGCATGCCCCGGCTGCGGTTCCTGCGCCGGGATGTTCACCGCCAACTCCATGAACTGCCTCACAGAGGCACTGGGGATGGCCCTGCCGGGGAACGGGACGGTGCCGGCCATCTCCTCTGCCCGGCTGCGGCTGGCTAAAGACACCGGTGTTGCCATTATGAACCTCATTCACAAGTCCATAAGACCCCGGCAGATCATCACGGAGCAGTCCATCAGGAATGCCCTGGCGGTGGACATGGCGCTGGGGGGTTCCTCCAACACTGTGCTTCACCTGACGGCCATAGCCTTCGAGGCTGGCCCGGGGCTGGACCTCAAGACCGTTGATGAGACTTCCGCCAGGACACCCCAGCAGGTTAAGCTCAGCCCTGCCGGCCCCCACCACCTGGAGGACCTCTATGCCGCGGGCGGCGTCACGGCGGTCATGAAGGACCTGGCCCGGGCAGGGCTCCTAGATACCCAGGCGCTGACCGCCTGGGGCACACCCCTGGCCCAGGTACTGGAAGACTGGCCCGATGCGAGGGACAGGAACATCATCCGCCCCACCAGTGACCCCTATTCCTCCACTGGTGGCCTGGCGGTTGTCTGGGGCAGCCTCGCTCCCCAGGGTGCCGTCGTCAAGCAGGGTGCTGTGGATCCGTCCATGCTGAGGCACGAGGGACCCGCCAGGGTCTTCTCCTCAGAGGAGGAGGCCACCCATGCCATACTGGGCGGCCACATCCGCCCCGGGGATGTGATAGTCATCAGGTACGAGGGGCCAAAGGGCGGCCCTGGCATGCGGGAGATGCTCACCCCCACCTCATCGCTGGCAGGTATGAAAATGGACTCCAAGGTGGCCCTGGTGACCGACGGCCGGTTCTCCGGCGCCACCCGGGGCGCCTCCATAGGCCACGTATCCCCCGAAGCCATGGAGGGTGGACCCATAGCCGCCGTGCGCGAGGGGGACATCATCCACATCGATATACCAGGGCGGCGCCTGGACCTCCAGGTTGACCATGAGGAATTGGCAAGGAGACTCAAGGAGTGGGAGCGCCCTGAGCCCAAGATCGCCAGTGGTTACCTCCTAAGGTACTCCAGGATGGTAACCTCCGCGGCCCAGGGGGCCCGTCTAGAGGCCAGATGGGAGATGGACGGGAGATGACCGGAGCCGAAATGGTCGTGGAGTGCCTCATCAGGGAGGGTGTGGATACTGTCTTCGGCTATCCCGGGGGGGCCGTCCTCTCGATATATGATGCCCTGGCCCAGAGCCCCATTCGCCACATCTTGGTTCGCCACGAACAGGCGGCGGCTCACGCGGCCGACGGCTACTCCAGGGCGTCGGGGCGTGTTGGGGTGTGCCTGGCTACCTCGGGACCTGGCAGCACCAACCTGGTGACAGGCATCGCCTCGGCCTACATGGACTCCATTCCGCTTGTGGCCATCACGGGAC
This window contains:
- the ilvE gene encoding branched-chain-amino-acid transaminase; translation: MERLIYIDGRHVPKSEAKVSVFDHGFLYGDGVFEGIRAYNSRVFHLDEHLERLYQSAKAIMLEVPLEPKEMEAVVLETLRLNNLKDAYIRLIVSRGAGDLGLDPRKCPKPCVVVIADDIVLYDPQVYQKGMAVITVPTRRVSVDSLNPRVKSLNYLNNILAKIEGYLQGYPEVLMLNPEGYVLEGTGDNIFLVKRGRVITPPAYQGILEGITRAVVIDLLKEMGVEVEFTPITRHDVYVADEVFLTGTAAEVVPVVNADSRVIGEGVPGDLTRRLLEAFRDHTQVSGTPIY
- a CDS encoding 2-isopropylmalate synthase produces the protein MLSRRIRVFDTTLRDGEQTPGVNLSSDEKLEIAHQLARLGVDVIEAGFPITSKGDFDAVRTIAERVTGPVICGLARTSPGDIDRAWEAVEPAERSRIHTFIATSAIHMKHKLRKEPHEVVRMAVEAVERSRSYTEDVEFSAEDATRSEPGFLAEVFSQVIRAGATTINIPDTVGYTTPGEFRRLIGYLKENVTGIENVTLSVHCHNDLGLAVANSLAAVECGVDQVECTINGLGERAGNAALEEIVMALRTRRDHYVVEVLASTEQISRTSRLVSGLTGIGVQPNKAIVGANAFAHQSGVHQDGVLKERTTYEIMTPQSVGLATNRIVLGKVSGSHAFRQKLEELGYNVSQDEARRIFAKFKVMADRKKDISDRDIEAIVENELHSVPEVFRLGYFHISSGNQTIPTATVKVYCGDEEKQEASSGDGPVDALFKAIDRATGSGARLVDYSLKAVTSGKDALGEAALKVDSGGKIFTGRGVSVDVLEASAKAYVNALNRVEHDRNQDGQNLVGQGPS
- a CDS encoding 3-isopropylmalate dehydratase small subunit → MKVTGTAWRFGNDVDTDVIIPARYLNTSDPCELARHCMEDLDPSFGREAKPGDIIVAGTNFGCGSSREHAPIAIKAFGIPCVIAASFARIFYRNAINVGLTIVESPEAAKAISSGDEVTVDTARGVIEHPRTGSTFIIPEYPSFMADIISCGGLVEYVRKRLQSV
- the leuC gene encoding 3-isopropylmalate dehydratase large subunit encodes the protein MGMTITERILARHCGKDQVKPGEFINARVDLALANDITGPIAIREFERMGATRVFDPERIALVPDHFVPNKDIASAGQVKALRDFARKHRIPHFFEVGRMGVEHALLPELGLVLPGDLVVGADSHTCTYGAVGAFSTGVGSTDLACAMALGEVWLRVPETIKVLYHGKTGPWVGGKDLILHTIGRIGVDGARYKAMEFSGEALAALSMDDRFTITNMAVEAGAKNGILEPDGKCLAFAREISGQRRTYTAYCSDPGARYSHVYEFDASSLEPQVALPHSPANARSVRDLDEIPIDQVVIGSCTNGRYEDMRIAREILRGRQVHPAVRLIVIPATQAVYLRCIKEGILEDLVGAGAAVSTPTCGPCLGGHMGILAEGERALATTNRNFLGRMGHRTSEIYLSGPAVAAASAVAGHIVHPEEVF
- the ilvD gene encoding dihydroxy-acid dehydratase, with the protein product MRSNRVKQGVTRAPHRSLLRALGLTDWEMKRPFVGLVNSYNELVPGHMHLDKVAKAVRAGIESSGGTPLEFPVIGICDGLAMNHRGMHYSLPSRELIADSIESMAEAHALDGLAMVTNCDKIVPGMLMAAARLDIPCLLVSGGPMMAGTFQGKAVDLNTVFEAVGASKVGALTEEEIRDLEENACPGCGSCAGMFTANSMNCLTEALGMALPGNGTVPAISSARLRLAKDTGVAIMNLIHKSIRPRQIITEQSIRNALAVDMALGGSSNTVLHLTAIAFEAGPGLDLKTVDETSARTPQQVKLSPAGPHHLEDLYAAGGVTAVMKDLARAGLLDTQALTAWGTPLAQVLEDWPDARDRNIIRPTSDPYSSTGGLAVVWGSLAPQGAVVKQGAVDPSMLRHEGPARVFSSEEEATHAILGGHIRPGDVIVIRYEGPKGGPGMREMLTPTSSLAGMKMDSKVALVTDGRFSGATRGASIGHVSPEAMEGGPIAAVREGDIIHIDIPGRRLDLQVDHEELARRLKEWERPEPKIASGYLLRYSRMVTSAAQGARLEARWEMDGR